From Carassius auratus strain Wakin chromosome 1, ASM336829v1, whole genome shotgun sequence, the proteins below share one genomic window:
- the LOC113108803 gene encoding B-cell receptor CD22-like: MLECCNCCVVVVAMVMSVRMAPPLPVIFLLMIHNVFSEGWGVSYSPSHICALKTSSVIMSCTYTYPTGYKIEKVFWTKKSRSLDLSKDPEYSQRLQYLGDKQQNCAIRLSHVTQNDQHMYCFRFITNETKGKWTGKPGVTLTVTDLQVEAPERVTEGHNVRLTCKSSCTLTDRATFIWYRNSQPLTERRDRNNQLLLQSVRREDAGRYSCALHGHTYISPAAQLTVTYPPRNVSVSITGSGVIVEGDSVTLICSSDSNPPALNFSWFKENQSSAVGSGQSFSALQSGRFYCEAHNQHGSQRSDAVTVTVKGRLVILYISAGVVLGAAVIITMMIW; the protein is encoded by the exons ATGCTGGAATGTTGTAATTGCTGTGTTGTAGTTGTTGCTATGGTGATGTCAGTCAGAAtggctcctcctcttcctgtgATCTTTCTCCTCATGATTCACA ATGTTTTCAGTGAAGGTTGGGGTGTGAGTTACAGTCCTTCACACATCTGTGCACTAAAGACCTCATCAGTGATAATGAGCTGCACTTATACATACCCTACTGGATATAAGATTGAGAAAGTGTTCTGGACCAAAAAATCTAGATCTCTGGATCTGTCTAAGGATCCTGAATACAGTCAGAGGCTTCAGTATCTGGGAGACAAACAGCAGAACTGCGCCATCAGACtgagtcatgtgacacagaacGACCAACACATGTACTGTTTCAGATTCATCACTAATGAAACAAAAGGAAAATGGACTGGTAAACCAGGAGTGACTCTTACTGTCACAG atcttCAGGTGGAGGCTCCTGAGAGAGTGACAGAGGGTCATAATGTCCGTCTGACATGTAAAAGCAGCTGCACTCTGACTGACAGAGCAACATTCATCTGGTACAGAAACTCACAGCCATTAactgagagaagagacagaaacaatcaactcctgctgcagtcagtcagaagagagGATGCAGGCAGATACAGCTGTGCTCTACATGGACACACTTACATCTCTCCTGCTGCTCAGCTCACTGTCACCT aTCCTCCCAGGAACGTCTCTGTGTCTATAACTGGATCAGGtgtaatagtggagggagattcagtgactctgatctgcagcagtgattcaaaccctcctgctctgaacttcagctggtttaaggagaatcaaagctcagctgttggatctggacagagtttcAGTGCACTACAGAGTGGACGCTTCTACTGTGAGGCTCACAATCAACATGGATCTCAGAGATCAGACGCTGTTACTGTCACTGTTAAAG GACGTCTGGTGATTTTGTACATATCTGCTGGAGTGGTTCTTGGAGCTGCAGTTATCATAACAATGATGATTtggtaa
- the LOC113116781 gene encoding LOW QUALITY PROTEIN: sialic acid-binding Ig-like lectin 12 (The sequence of the model RefSeq protein was modified relative to this genomic sequence to represent the inferred CDS: inserted 1 base in 1 codon), giving the protein MASLLLLIFLLMIPDVFSEKDWGVSYNPSQICALKTSSVTINCTYTYPTGYEIEKVFWTKTTVRNTDNEFPDLSKDPEYSQRLQYLGDKQQNCTIRLSHVTQNDQHMYCFRFTTDKPDGKWTGDPGVTLTVTDLQVEAPERVTEGHNVRLTCKSSCTLTDRATFIWYRNSQPLTERRDRNNQLLLQSVRREDAGRYSCALHGHTYISPAAQLNVNYAPKNVSVSITGSGVIVEGDSVTLICSSDSNPPAEISWXVGSGRIYSISNIRSDHSEEYKCRSINEHAEKYSDAVTLNVMYPPRNVSVSINGSGVIVEGDSVTLICSSDSNPPALNFSWFKENQSSAVGSGQSFSALQSGRFYCEAHNQHGSQRSDAVTVTVHGRKFLYAVAGVTVRLGGFIFIIVWLMKKKHRPDHITQKQDDLYVNISAHDGPLSESDPANQNNVLYSLITLKNISRNQTEEKVSDSEDTEEIQYITVLYHRNIGMNQLEENESQYDNIRKYQSNAAMR; this is encoded by the exons ATGGCTTCTCTTCTACTTTTGatctttctgctcatgattcCGG atgTTTTTAGTGAAAAAGATTGGGGTGTGAGTTACAATCCTTCACAAATCTGTGCACTAAAGACCTCATCAGTGACAATAAACTGCACTTATACATACCCTACTGGATATGAGATTGAGAAAGTGTTCTGGACCAAAACAACTGTTAGAAATACTGATAATGAGTTTCCAGATCTGTCTAAGGATCCTGAATACAGTCAGAGGCTTCAGTATCTGGGAGACAAACAGCAGAACTGCACCATCAGACtgagtcatgtgacacagaacGACCAACACATGTACTGTTTCAGATTCACAACTGATAAACCTGATGGAAAATGGACTGGTGATCCAGGAGTGACTCTTACTGTGACAG atcttCAGGTGGAGGCTCCTGAGAGAGTGACAGAGGGTCATAATGTCCGTCTGACATGTAAAAGCAGCTGCACTCTGACTGACAGAGCAACATTCATCTGGTACAGAAACTCACAGCCATTAactgagagaagagacagaaacaatcaactcctgctgcagtcagtcagaagagagGATGCAGGCAGATACAGCTGTGCTCTACATGGACACACTTACATCTCTCCTGCTGCTCAGCTCAATGTCAACT ATGCACCAAAAAATGTCTCAGTGTCTATAACTGGATCAGGtgtaatagtggagggagattcagtgactctgatctgcagcagtgattcaaaccctcctgcagaaatcagct ttgtaggatctggaagaatctacagcatctcaaaTATCAGATCTGATCACAGTGAAGAATACAAGTGTAGATCCATCAATGAACATGCAGAGAAATACTCTGATGCTGTGACTTTAAACGTCATGT atcCTCCCAGGAACGTCTCAGTGTCTATAAATGGATCTGGtgtaatagtggagggagattcagtgactctgatctgcagcagtgattcaaaccctcctgctctgaacttcagctggtttaaggagaatcaaagctcagctgttggatctggacagagtttcAGTGCACTACAGAGTGGACGCTTCTACTGTGAGGCTCACAATCAACATGGATCTCAGAGATCAGACGCTGTTACTGTCACTGTACATG GAAGGAAGTTTCTGTATGCAGTTGCTGGAGTCACTGTTAGACTGGGAGGTTTCATTTTCATCATTGTGTGGCTCAT gaaGAAAAAACACAGACCTGATCACATCACACAAAAGCAG GATGATCTTTATGTCAACATATCAGCTCATGATGGACCTCTGTCTGAATCTGATCCTGCGAATCAAAACAATGTCCTCTATTCTttaattactctcaaaaatatCAGCAGAAATCAAACTGAAGAAAAAGTGTCTGATTCCGAAGATACAGAAGAAATCCAGTATATAACTGTCCTGTACCATAGAAACATAGGGATGAACCAACTGGAAGAGAATGAAAGTCAGTATGACAACATTAGAAAATACCAGTCTAATGCTGCCATGAGGTGA